A DNA window from Micromonospora inyonensis contains the following coding sequences:
- a CDS encoding thioesterase domain-containing protein: protein MTWFASTGRRPHASVQLFCLPYAGAGASAFRRWRDAIGSDVEVQPVQLPGREVRIAEDPDFAVAEVAAAIAARADRPYAIYGHSMGGRLGFDVVRELRRTGRTLPIRLYVGGARAPHVTDTSHFHGLSRADDEELLARLRTGGGLPEEILEHPELVELLLPLLRADFRRVDGFRYTPQEPLPVPIVAFSGRTDLAVTREQSAAWERHTTAGFTLHDIDGGHFFLRDRLADVLAVIRADLLAATTAPAAPASVAPVGSVAVAAGPTAGHPTEGGPAAGPGGHRVPLGDTHWSVWRDALLRTTGFPADGLTALAAPKAAAAADDLLDGGPTDLFDTAFAEALADGGETLRRIAADPLVREAVTWQNPNVLTALDGLVAAGPDAPRNVRRRDREKALLRYWQRYCGKNETVGFFGPSCWVTVDPAAATPLTARPGEQLTRRRWVVFESWAVAAYADALGRDPAVRRWWPPMLAAHLGLDGRTVRRPGRRPLELSTVEAALLAACDGRRPAAHVVADPGLGLRRPDDGYALLERFVERELITWDALLPVSPAAEQVLGERIDAIGDEAVRGRARAGLDRLRAGREAVAAAAGDPDRLRGALAELDALFTELTGQSPRRRDGQMYAGRTLCYEDTSRDLDAVVGGPLLREIAAPMAVLLQAARWLVEALRRAYADAFRQLYDELRADARGGGVSLADLWFLAQGLFWGTGDRPVDAVAAEFARRWAGLFGLENLPAGTRRVDVDLAGLAERVAEVFPAAPPTWGNARLHSPDLQVCARDTEALARGEYTVVLGELHAAWASFDCEVFTPSHPDVARLRAALDEDLGGRRVRLLVPDEWPRRTSRVAESLVGPADRQLAFAPAAGADPDRVLPTVDLTVVDRDGELVAVASDGRTWTLDEIFAGPLTMHAVDGFKLVAAAAHTPRITLDRLVVARETWRTTLGGTGLADVTGERERFLAVRRWRRELGLPEQVYVKLATETKPCFLDLSSPFYASAFCSMLRTARGVGGDPVAVTLTEMLPTPEQAWVPDRAGRRYFSELRLHIVDGEAPPTGSGAHR, encoded by the coding sequence GTGACCTGGTTCGCCTCCACCGGACGTCGTCCCCACGCGTCGGTGCAACTGTTCTGCCTGCCCTACGCCGGGGCCGGGGCAAGCGCGTTCCGTCGCTGGCGGGACGCCATCGGCTCCGACGTCGAGGTGCAGCCGGTGCAACTGCCCGGCCGGGAGGTGCGCATCGCCGAGGACCCGGACTTTGCCGTCGCGGAGGTCGCCGCGGCCATCGCCGCGCGGGCCGACCGCCCGTACGCGATCTACGGCCACTCGATGGGCGGACGGCTCGGCTTCGACGTGGTGCGGGAACTGCGCCGCACCGGCCGGACGCTGCCGATCCGGCTCTACGTCGGCGGCGCCCGCGCCCCGCACGTCACCGACACCAGCCACTTCCACGGGCTCTCCCGGGCCGACGACGAGGAGCTGCTGGCCCGGCTCCGGACCGGCGGCGGTCTCCCCGAGGAGATCCTCGAGCATCCGGAGCTGGTCGAGCTGCTGCTGCCCCTGCTGCGGGCCGACTTCCGCCGGGTGGACGGTTTCCGGTACACGCCCCAGGAGCCGTTGCCGGTGCCGATCGTGGCGTTCAGCGGCCGTACCGACCTGGCGGTGACCCGGGAGCAGAGCGCCGCGTGGGAGCGGCACACCACCGCCGGCTTCACCCTGCACGACATCGACGGAGGGCACTTCTTCCTGCGCGACCGCCTCGCCGACGTGCTGGCCGTGATCCGCGCCGACCTGCTCGCGGCGACCACCGCGCCGGCGGCCCCGGCGTCCGTCGCGCCGGTCGGATCCGTCGCAGTGGCCGCCGGGCCGACCGCCGGCCACCCGACGGAGGGCGGCCCGGCCGCCGGGCCGGGTGGGCACCGGGTGCCGCTGGGCGACACCCACTGGTCGGTCTGGCGGGACGCGCTGCTGCGCACCACCGGGTTCCCAGCCGACGGACTGACCGCGCTCGCCGCCCCGAAGGCCGCCGCCGCGGCCGACGACCTGCTCGACGGCGGCCCCACCGACCTCTTCGACACCGCCTTCGCCGAGGCGCTGGCCGACGGGGGCGAGACGCTGCGCCGTATCGCCGCCGACCCGCTGGTGCGCGAGGCCGTGACCTGGCAGAACCCGAACGTCCTCACCGCCCTGGACGGCCTGGTGGCGGCCGGGCCGGACGCCCCCCGCAACGTCCGACGCCGGGACCGGGAGAAGGCCCTGCTGCGCTACTGGCAGCGCTACTGCGGCAAGAACGAGACGGTCGGCTTCTTCGGGCCGAGCTGCTGGGTGACCGTCGACCCGGCCGCCGCGACGCCGCTGACCGCGCGACCGGGTGAGCAGCTGACCCGCCGCCGCTGGGTGGTCTTCGAGTCCTGGGCGGTGGCCGCGTACGCCGACGCGCTCGGCCGGGACCCAGCGGTGCGACGCTGGTGGCCGCCGATGCTCGCCGCCCACCTCGGCCTGGACGGCCGGACGGTGCGCCGGCCGGGCCGCCGGCCGCTGGAACTCTCCACCGTCGAGGCGGCGCTGCTGGCCGCCTGCGACGGCCGGCGTCCCGCCGCGCACGTGGTCGCCGACCCCGGGCTCGGGCTGCGGCGGCCCGACGACGGTTACGCCCTGCTGGAACGCTTCGTCGAACGGGAACTGATCACCTGGGACGCGCTGCTGCCGGTCAGCCCCGCCGCCGAACAGGTGCTCGGTGAGCGGATCGACGCCATCGGCGACGAGGCGGTACGGGGCCGGGCCCGCGCCGGCCTGGACCGGCTGCGCGCCGGCCGGGAGGCGGTGGCCGCCGCGGCCGGCGACCCGGACCGGCTCCGGGGCGCCCTGGCCGAGCTGGACGCCCTCTTCACCGAGCTGACCGGTCAGTCGCCCCGCCGCCGGGACGGGCAGATGTACGCCGGCCGCACCCTCTGCTACGAGGACACCAGCCGCGACCTCGACGCGGTGGTCGGCGGACCACTGCTGCGGGAGATCGCCGCGCCGATGGCCGTGCTGCTCCAGGCGGCCCGGTGGCTGGTCGAGGCGCTGCGGCGCGCGTACGCCGACGCGTTCCGGCAGCTCTACGACGAGCTGCGGGCCGACGCGCGCGGTGGCGGGGTGTCCCTGGCCGACCTGTGGTTCCTGGCCCAGGGCCTGTTCTGGGGCACCGGCGACCGGCCGGTCGACGCGGTGGCCGCCGAGTTCGCCCGCCGCTGGGCCGGGCTGTTCGGGCTGGAGAACCTGCCGGCCGGCACCCGCCGGGTCGACGTCGACCTGGCCGGGCTCGCCGAGCGGGTCGCCGAGGTCTTCCCGGCCGCCCCGCCGACCTGGGGCAACGCCCGGTTGCACAGCCCCGACCTGCAGGTTTGCGCCCGGGACACCGAGGCGCTGGCCCGGGGCGAGTACACCGTGGTCCTCGGTGAGCTGCACGCCGCCTGGGCGTCCTTCGACTGCGAGGTGTTCACCCCGTCCCACCCGGACGTGGCGCGGCTGCGCGCCGCCCTCGACGAGGACCTGGGCGGCCGTCGGGTCCGGCTGCTGGTGCCGGACGAGTGGCCGCGCCGGACCAGCCGGGTCGCGGAGAGCCTGGTCGGCCCCGCTGACCGGCAGTTGGCGTTCGCTCCCGCCGCCGGGGCCGACCCGGACCGGGTGCTGCCCACCGTGGACCTGACCGTCGTCGACCGCGACGGCGAACTGGTCGCGGTCGCCTCCGACGGGCGCACCTGGACCCTGGACGAGATCTTCGCCGGCCCGCTCACCATGCACGCCGTCGACGGCTTCAAACTGGTCGCCGCCGCCGCACACACTCCCCGGATCACCCTGGACCGGCTGGTGGTGGCCCGGGAGACCTGGCGGACCACGCTCGGCGGGACCGGTCTGGCGGACGTCACCGGCGAACGCGAGCGGTTCCTCGCCGTCCGGCGGTGGCGGCGCGAGCTGGGCCTCCCCGAGCAGGTGTACGTCAAGCTCGCCACCGAGACCAAGCCCTGCTTCCTCGACCTGAGCAGCCCGTTCTACGCCTCGGCGTTCTGCTCGATGCTGCGGACCGCCCGGGGCGTGGGCGGTGACCCGGTGGCGGTGACCCTCACCGAGATGCTGCCCACCCCCGAACAGGCCTGGGTGCCGGACCGTGCCGGCCGGCGCTACTTCAGCGAGCTGCGGCTGCACATCGTCGACGGCGAAGCCCCCCCCACCGGATCCGGAGCGCACCGATGA
- a CDS encoding beta-ketoacyl synthase N-terminal-like domain-containing protein: MPQSTIVHRFTDVAARHSDRPAVLGDRPVRYAALHGLAGGYAAVLAAATVPTGQRVALLTAHGVPTIAAMLGTLAAGCAYVPLDPGFPEDRLRHMLAAADVRTIVTGAAGEPLARRLSQARPGTRVLVADDPAPAPLTPVPVDPDSVAYVLFTSGSTGLPKAVGQTHRNLRHVVDNQIATLAIGPDDRLSLLASFSFDAAIPDLWPALLTGAAVVPVELRRHGLAHAVDELIRHRVTVYHSTPTVYRFLLDTLGDRRLDQVRVVLLGGEQATWTDAARGRDRFAADCVLVNGYGATEMTFAARYALPLAGVDATRSGPLPVGRALPGYAVDLTADGEIEVRSAHLAPGYLNLDSDRFGVDPAGVPTYRTGDLGERLPGGELVCLGRLDRQVKVRGHRVELTEVEAHLADCPGVAAVRAIARDGELLAYATPAGGSLDPPALRAALARRLPEYALPRAVVVVDAFPLTVTGKVDERALPDPPVAVPVGEEPTTPTERVVHDIWCAVLGWAAVGRTDSFFDLGGQSLLLGLVQERLAERFGVWLPMPKLFAHPTVAAQARLLEAPAAPVRPPALPTPPAPATTVREHTGDEIAVVGLAGRFPGAPDVATFWWNLCAGVDAVHDHTDDELAALGIGPRLRADPRHVRATGRLAGVDEFDADFFSFGPDEAARTDPQHRIFLETAWEALEDAGCDPTRFPGLVGVYAATSANRYFLFHLMDNPAVVGDVDPDDWEARLIGRQFTDHLPGQVAYRLGLTGPAVATQSACSSSLVAVCLAAQSLADYQCDVALAGGVNVTWPRYRAGGLASPDGRCRAFDEAAAGSGFGSGAGVVVLRRLADAQADGDRIYAILPGWAVTNDGADRAGFAVPGPAGQAAAVAGALAAAEVDPGEVRFVEAHGSGTPLGDAIEVAALHEVYSGAAPAETCALGSVKTNIGHLDAGAGIASLIKAVLAVQHGVIPPNLHFTRPHPEIDLAGGPFYVPTKARDWPQAPRRVAGVSSFGLGGTNAHVVVEQPPPDEPADEPADEPSGAAYLLPLSARTPEALRAVVTRLRTHLAGTAAPLADVAWTLATGRRAFGCRAVVAATDAAGAVAALDDLLATGDRVAGAPADLLDRAAGWLAGGDVDWTALHPDGGGHRTGLPTYPFQRHRYWIDPPQKGQR, from the coding sequence ATGCCGCAGTCCACGATCGTCCACCGGTTCACCGACGTCGCGGCGCGGCACTCCGACCGACCGGCCGTCCTCGGCGACCGGCCGGTGCGCTACGCCGCGCTCCACGGGCTGGCCGGCGGATACGCCGCCGTGCTCGCCGCCGCCACGGTCCCCACCGGGCAGCGGGTCGCCCTGCTCACCGCGCACGGTGTGCCCACCATCGCCGCCATGCTCGGCACGCTCGCCGCCGGCTGCGCGTACGTGCCACTGGACCCGGGCTTCCCCGAGGACCGGCTGCGGCACATGCTCGCCGCCGCCGACGTGCGGACCATCGTCACCGGGGCCGCTGGAGAACCACTCGCGCGCCGGTTGAGCCAGGCCCGCCCCGGGACGCGGGTGCTGGTCGCCGACGATCCCGCCCCCGCGCCGCTGACGCCGGTGCCGGTCGACCCGGATTCGGTGGCGTACGTGCTGTTCACCTCCGGCTCGACCGGGTTGCCCAAGGCCGTCGGGCAGACCCACCGCAACCTGCGGCACGTGGTGGACAACCAGATCGCCACCCTGGCCATCGGCCCCGACGACCGGCTCAGCCTGCTCGCCTCGTTCAGCTTCGACGCCGCCATCCCGGACCTCTGGCCGGCGCTGCTCACCGGTGCGGCGGTCGTCCCGGTCGAGCTGCGCCGGCACGGGCTGGCCCACGCCGTCGACGAACTGATCCGGCACCGGGTGACCGTCTACCACTCCACCCCCACCGTCTACCGCTTCCTCCTGGACACCCTCGGCGACCGCCGGCTCGACCAGGTACGCGTGGTGCTCCTCGGCGGCGAGCAGGCCACCTGGACGGACGCGGCCCGGGGCCGGGACCGGTTCGCCGCCGACTGCGTGCTGGTCAACGGCTACGGCGCCACCGAGATGACCTTCGCCGCCCGGTACGCGCTCCCGCTGGCCGGGGTGGACGCCACCCGCAGCGGCCCGTTGCCGGTCGGCCGCGCCCTGCCCGGGTACGCCGTCGACCTGACCGCCGACGGCGAGATCGAGGTCCGCAGCGCGCACCTGGCACCCGGCTACCTCAACCTCGACAGCGACCGCTTCGGCGTCGACCCGGCGGGGGTGCCCACGTACCGCACCGGCGACCTGGGCGAGCGGCTGCCCGGTGGGGAGCTGGTCTGCCTCGGCCGGCTGGACCGGCAGGTCAAGGTGCGCGGGCACCGGGTCGAGCTGACCGAGGTCGAGGCGCACCTCGCCGACTGTCCAGGTGTGGCCGCCGTCCGCGCCATCGCCCGGGACGGTGAGCTGCTCGCGTACGCCACCCCGGCCGGCGGGTCGCTGGACCCGCCGGCCCTGCGCGCGGCGCTGGCCCGACGGCTGCCGGAGTACGCGCTGCCCCGGGCGGTCGTCGTGGTCGACGCGTTCCCGCTCACCGTGACCGGCAAGGTCGACGAGCGCGCGCTGCCCGACCCGCCGGTCGCCGTGCCGGTGGGGGAGGAGCCGACCACCCCGACCGAGCGGGTGGTGCACGACATCTGGTGCGCCGTGCTCGGCTGGGCGGCGGTCGGCCGTACCGACAGCTTCTTCGACCTGGGTGGGCAGTCCCTCCTGCTCGGCCTGGTGCAGGAACGGCTGGCCGAGCGCTTCGGCGTATGGCTGCCCATGCCCAAGCTGTTCGCCCACCCCACGGTGGCCGCGCAGGCCCGGCTACTGGAGGCCCCGGCCGCGCCGGTGCGGCCCCCCGCCCTGCCCACCCCGCCCGCGCCCGCGACCACCGTCCGGGAACACACCGGTGACGAGATCGCCGTGGTCGGCCTGGCCGGCCGGTTCCCCGGCGCGCCCGACGTCGCCACCTTCTGGTGGAACCTCTGCGCCGGGGTGGACGCCGTCCACGACCACACCGACGACGAGCTGGCGGCCCTCGGCATCGGTCCCCGGCTGCGCGCCGACCCCCGGCACGTGCGGGCCACCGGACGGCTGGCCGGGGTGGACGAGTTCGACGCGGACTTCTTCTCCTTCGGCCCGGACGAGGCGGCCCGCACCGACCCGCAGCACCGGATCTTCCTGGAGACCGCCTGGGAGGCGCTGGAGGACGCCGGTTGCGACCCGACCCGCTTCCCCGGCCTGGTCGGCGTGTACGCGGCCACCTCCGCCAACCGCTACTTCCTGTTCCACCTGATGGACAACCCGGCCGTGGTCGGTGACGTCGACCCGGACGACTGGGAGGCCCGGCTGATCGGCCGGCAGTTCACCGACCACCTCCCCGGGCAGGTCGCCTACCGGCTGGGGCTGACCGGGCCGGCGGTGGCCACGCAGAGCGCCTGCTCCAGCTCGCTGGTGGCGGTCTGCCTCGCCGCGCAGAGCCTCGCCGACTACCAGTGCGACGTCGCCCTGGCCGGCGGGGTCAACGTCACCTGGCCGCGTTACCGGGCCGGCGGACTGGCCTCCCCGGACGGGCGGTGCCGGGCCTTCGACGAGGCCGCCGCCGGCTCCGGGTTCGGCTCCGGAGCCGGGGTGGTCGTGCTGCGCCGGCTCGCCGACGCCCAGGCCGACGGGGACCGGATCTACGCGATCCTGCCCGGCTGGGCGGTGACCAACGACGGCGCGGACCGGGCCGGGTTCGCCGTGCCGGGACCGGCCGGGCAGGCCGCCGCCGTGGCAGGCGCCCTGGCCGCCGCCGAGGTCGACCCCGGTGAGGTCCGCTTCGTCGAGGCGCACGGCAGCGGGACCCCGTTGGGCGACGCGATCGAGGTGGCCGCGCTGCACGAGGTCTACTCCGGTGCGGCTCCCGCCGAGACCTGCGCGCTCGGCTCGGTCAAGACCAACATCGGCCACCTGGACGCCGGGGCCGGCATCGCCTCGCTGATCAAGGCGGTGCTCGCCGTGCAGCACGGGGTCATCCCGCCGAACCTGCACTTCACCCGCCCGCATCCGGAGATCGACCTGGCCGGCGGCCCGTTCTACGTGCCGACCAAGGCCCGGGACTGGCCGCAGGCCCCGCGTCGGGTGGCCGGGGTCAGCTCGTTCGGCCTCGGCGGCACCAACGCGCACGTCGTGGTGGAACAGCCGCCGCCGGACGAGCCGGCCGACGAGCCGGCCGACGAGCCGTCCGGTGCGGCGTACCTGCTGCCGCTGTCGGCACGTACCCCCGAGGCGCTGCGGGCGGTGGTCACCCGGCTCCGGACCCACCTGGCCGGCACCGCCGCGCCGCTGGCGGACGTGGCCTGGACCCTGGCCACCGGCCGGCGGGCCTTCGGCTGCCGGGCCGTGGTCGCGGCGACCGACGCGGCCGGCGCGGTGGCCGCGCTGGACGACCTGCTCGCCACCGGTGACCGGGTGGCCGGGGCCCCGGCCGACCTGCTGGACCGGGCCGCCGGGTGGCTGGCCGGCGGGGACGTCGACTGGACGGCGCTGCACCCCGACGGGGGCGGCCACCGTACCGGCCTGCCCACCTATCCGTTCCAGCGGCACCGGTACTGGATCGATCCTCCTCAGAAAGGCCAGCGGTGA
- a CDS encoding class I SAM-dependent methyltransferase, which yields MGKPTRWVTETGPDHSRWYIDRFRRLAVEGADLTGEARLLDSMVRPGARILDAGCGTGRVGAALADRGHTVVGVDADPALVEAARADHPGPTWLVADLAELELPGEPFDAAVVAGNVMAFVAPGTEREVLRRLATHLRPDGVLVVGFGTDRGYPLADFDADASAAGLHREHRFATWDLRPWRADADFAVTVLRRPAD from the coding sequence ATGGGCAAGCCGACCCGCTGGGTGACCGAGACCGGACCCGACCACTCCCGCTGGTACATCGACCGGTTCCGCCGGCTGGCCGTCGAGGGGGCGGACCTGACCGGCGAGGCACGGCTGCTGGACTCCATGGTCCGGCCCGGCGCGCGGATCCTCGACGCCGGCTGCGGCACCGGCCGGGTCGGCGCCGCGCTGGCCGACCGGGGGCACACCGTGGTCGGGGTCGACGCCGACCCGGCGCTGGTCGAGGCGGCCCGCGCCGACCATCCGGGGCCGACCTGGCTGGTCGCCGACCTGGCCGAACTGGAACTGCCTGGCGAACCGTTCGACGCGGCCGTGGTCGCGGGCAACGTGATGGCGTTCGTGGCCCCCGGCACGGAGCGGGAGGTGCTCCGCCGGCTCGCCACCCACCTGCGCCCGGACGGGGTGCTGGTGGTCGGGTTCGGCACCGACCGGGGATACCCGCTCGCCGACTTCGACGCCGACGCGTCCGCCGCCGGGCTGCACCGGGAGCACCGGTTCGCCACCTGGGACCTGCGGCCCTGGCGGGCCGACGCCGACTTCGCGGTCACCGTGCTGCGGCGTCCCGCCGACTGA
- a CDS encoding non-ribosomal peptide synthetase, protein MTLPPHPAAAHGPELPWPDATVADLVREQAARTPDATAVRQWDHRLSYRDLVERAAGVATALRERGAGPGSRVGVCATRRPDLVVTVLGVLLAGAAYVPLDPGGPRARLREIARDAGVRIVVGDAAEAEFGDVAGMETLGLPGAAPLTPCPARPGDTAYVLFTSGSTGRPKGVRVTHRGLAEFVTGWAARTGVDAGTRSLASAALSFDAAVIDLFVPLAHGGAVQLVGADDRTDPLRLQRFAAAHDVNWGLLTPTVLALLDPAALPAWRTVLCGAEAVPAELAARWSPGRRFVNAYGPTEATVAVVAGDLTGDEADPVPIGLPLPNHRVYVVDADLRPVVAGESGELLVGGPGLADGYLDRPALTAAAFVPDPFSGLPGERLYRTGDLVRQGPDGRLVYLGRIDRQVKVRGQRVELGEVEAVLADHPGIDRVVVEAVDGPTGTELVAFLTPADALGDEEIRDWAADRLTPAMQPARLLRLPVLPVSLTTGKLDRAALRERAAAGRDPADGVVASTDPVTTTVARLWARLLGAAPGPDTDFLAAGGNSVAAMRLVAALRAELGRQVDARDVVAARTFAALVDAVRAAAPAESDGLTTGNPPTLSAPQRRLWFVDQIASSSAPYNIALAQRLHGALDTAALGAALRAVAERHDVLRWRILQTGGVPYAVCAEPTDVAVPVVDLTGAADVEAELRTMLAAGAAHSFDLATGPSWQVTVYRLGEREHVVAITLHHAVFDGWSEAVLYDDLAAGYAQAVAGTVPALPPLAVSYADYAVWRAERDRRQGPADVAWWTTHLHGAPTLLELPRDRPRPAVQTYVGAEAGVTLSAEADRAVRALAAARGTTSAAVLLAGFGVLLGRLTGGDDHVLGAVVADRRLAAFDDVIGFLIDTVPVRVRTGGSVGFADLVDRCATELHEATAHSGAPLDKIVEALGLTRDTSHAPLVQVLFNVLNFAPPRLALAGLTGEPVRVDKPGSPFDVTVYVVEHDGRFGVEVVYNPDLFDAGRIDALLADLATLVGALADAPHEPVDTVAVDLPRAVVRVARLGAMTVAGGEAPRGPLPAGPDAPTDTEELIAGIWREVLERDRVGVTDNFFDIGGHSLALAAVHARLTAATGRSLAMLDLFRHPTIRALAAHLDGVVDRPELARAALRAAARRSRTRRIPPRRPDGAAE, encoded by the coding sequence ATGACCCTCCCCCCGCACCCGGCCGCCGCCCACGGTCCCGAGCTGCCCTGGCCCGACGCGACCGTCGCCGACCTGGTCCGGGAACAGGCCGCGCGCACCCCCGACGCCACCGCGGTACGCCAGTGGGACCACCGGCTCAGCTACCGCGACCTGGTGGAACGGGCCGCCGGGGTGGCCACCGCGCTGCGGGAGCGGGGCGCGGGTCCGGGAAGCCGCGTCGGGGTGTGCGCCACCCGTCGTCCCGACCTGGTGGTCACCGTGCTCGGTGTGCTGCTCGCCGGTGCGGCGTACGTGCCGCTGGACCCGGGTGGCCCGCGCGCGCGGCTGCGGGAGATCGCCCGGGACGCGGGCGTGCGGATCGTGGTGGGCGACGCCGCCGAGGCGGAGTTCGGCGACGTCGCCGGCATGGAGACCCTCGGGTTGCCCGGTGCCGCGCCGCTCACGCCCTGCCCGGCGCGCCCCGGCGACACCGCGTACGTGCTGTTCACCTCCGGGTCGACCGGCCGTCCCAAGGGTGTCCGGGTCACCCACCGGGGCCTCGCCGAGTTCGTCACCGGCTGGGCGGCGCGCACCGGGGTCGACGCCGGCACCCGGAGCCTGGCCAGCGCCGCGCTCAGCTTCGACGCCGCCGTCATCGACCTGTTCGTGCCGCTGGCGCACGGCGGCGCGGTGCAGCTGGTCGGCGCCGACGACCGGACCGACCCGCTCCGGTTGCAGCGCTTCGCCGCCGCGCACGACGTGAACTGGGGGCTGCTCACCCCGACCGTGCTCGCCCTGCTCGACCCGGCCGCCCTCCCCGCCTGGCGGACGGTGCTCTGCGGTGCCGAGGCGGTCCCGGCCGAGCTGGCCGCCCGCTGGTCGCCGGGGCGGCGGTTCGTCAACGCCTACGGCCCGACCGAGGCGACCGTCGCGGTGGTGGCCGGCGACCTCACCGGTGACGAGGCCGACCCGGTGCCGATCGGGCTGCCGCTGCCCAACCACCGGGTGTACGTGGTCGACGCCGACCTGCGTCCGGTGGTCGCGGGCGAGAGCGGGGAACTGCTCGTCGGCGGACCCGGCCTGGCCGACGGCTACCTCGACCGGCCCGCGCTGACCGCCGCGGCCTTCGTCCCCGACCCGTTCTCCGGCCTGCCCGGAGAGCGGCTCTACCGCACCGGCGACCTGGTCCGGCAGGGCCCGGACGGCCGGCTGGTCTACCTGGGACGCATCGACCGCCAGGTGAAGGTCCGGGGCCAGCGCGTCGAGCTGGGCGAGGTCGAGGCGGTGCTCGCGGACCACCCGGGAATCGACCGGGTGGTGGTGGAGGCCGTCGACGGCCCGACCGGCACCGAGCTGGTCGCGTTCCTGACCCCTGCCGACGCCCTCGGCGACGAGGAGATCCGGGACTGGGCCGCCGACCGGCTCACCCCGGCCATGCAGCCGGCCCGGCTGCTGCGGCTGCCCGTGCTGCCGGTCAGCCTGACCACCGGCAAACTCGACCGGGCCGCCCTGCGCGAGCGGGCCGCCGCCGGTCGGGACCCGGCCGACGGGGTGGTCGCCTCCACGGATCCGGTCACCACGACGGTGGCCCGGCTCTGGGCCCGACTGCTCGGCGCGGCCCCCGGCCCGGACACCGACTTCCTCGCCGCCGGTGGCAACTCGGTCGCCGCGATGCGTCTGGTCGCCGCGCTCCGCGCCGAGCTGGGACGGCAGGTCGACGCCCGGGACGTGGTCGCCGCCCGCACCTTCGCCGCGCTGGTCGACGCGGTCCGCGCCGCCGCCCCGGCCGAGTCCGACGGGCTCACCACCGGCAACCCGCCGACCCTGTCCGCGCCGCAGCGCCGGCTCTGGTTCGTCGACCAGATCGCCTCGTCCAGCGCGCCGTACAACATCGCGCTGGCGCAACGGCTGCACGGCGCGCTGGACACCGCGGCCCTGGGCGCGGCGCTGCGGGCGGTCGCCGAACGGCACGACGTGCTGCGCTGGCGGATCCTGCAGACCGGCGGGGTGCCGTACGCGGTGTGCGCCGAACCGACCGACGTGGCGGTGCCGGTGGTCGACCTGACCGGGGCCGCCGACGTCGAGGCGGAGCTGCGCACCATGCTCGCCGCCGGTGCGGCGCACTCCTTCGACCTGGCCACCGGACCGTCCTGGCAGGTCACCGTGTACCGGCTCGGCGAGCGGGAGCACGTGGTGGCGATCACCCTGCACCACGCGGTCTTCGACGGCTGGTCCGAGGCGGTGCTCTACGACGACCTCGCCGCCGGGTACGCCCAGGCGGTCGCCGGGACGGTCCCCGCCCTGCCGCCACTGGCCGTCTCGTACGCCGACTACGCGGTCTGGCGGGCCGAGCGGGACCGGCGGCAGGGCCCGGCCGACGTGGCCTGGTGGACCACGCACCTGCACGGCGCGCCGACCCTGCTGGAGCTGCCCCGGGACCGGCCCCGCCCGGCGGTGCAGACCTACGTCGGCGCGGAGGCCGGGGTGACCCTCTCCGCCGAGGCGGACCGGGCGGTCCGGGCACTCGCCGCGGCGCGCGGCACCACCAGCGCGGCGGTGCTGCTGGCCGGCTTCGGCGTCCTGCTCGGCCGGCTCACCGGCGGTGACGACCACGTCCTGGGCGCGGTGGTCGCCGACCGGCGGCTGGCCGCCTTCGACGACGTGATCGGCTTCCTCATCGACACCGTCCCGGTCCGGGTCCGTACCGGCGGGTCGGTGGGCTTCGCCGACCTGGTCGACCGGTGCGCGACCGAACTGCACGAGGCCACCGCCCACTCCGGCGCACCACTGGACAAGATCGTCGAGGCGCTCGGCCTCACCCGGGACACCTCCCACGCCCCACTGGTGCAGGTGCTGTTCAACGTGCTCAACTTCGCCCCGCCCCGGCTGGCGCTGGCCGGGCTGACCGGCGAACCGGTCCGGGTGGACAAGCCGGGCTCCCCGTTCGACGTCACCGTCTACGTCGTCGAGCACGACGGGCGGTTCGGTGTCGAGGTGGTGTACAACCCGGACCTGTTCGACGCCGGGCGGATCGACGCGCTCCTGGCCGACCTGGCCACCCTGGTCGGCGCGCTGGCCGATGCCCCGCACGAGCCGGTCGACACGGTCGCCGTCGACCTGCCCCGGGCGGTCGTCCGGGTGGCGCGGCTCGGCGCGATGACCGTCGCCGGCGGCGAGGCGCCGCGCGGGCCGCTGCCCGCCGGGCCGGACGCGCCGACCGACACCGAGGAGCTGATCGCCGGGATCTGGCGGGAGGTGCTGGAACGCGACCGGGTCGGGGTGACCGACAACTTCTTCGACATCGGCGGGCACTCGCTCGCCCTGGCCGCCGTGCACGCCCGGCTGACCGCCGCCACCGGGCGGTCCCTGGCGATGCTCGACCTCTTCCGTCACCCCACCATCCGGGCGCTCGCCGCCCACCTCGACGGCGTCGTGGACCGGCCGGAGCTCGCCCGGGCCGCGCTCCGCGCGGCCGCCCGACGCAGTCGTACCCGCCGAATCCCACCCCGTCGCCCCGACGGCGCAGCGGAATGA